The following coding sequences are from one Shewanella eurypsychrophilus window:
- a CDS encoding DEAD/DEAH box helicase, whose protein sequence is MSFSSLGLSQPLLDALNELGYHTPTPIQAEAIPLALKGKSLIAAAQTGSGKTATFVLPILEMLSKGETQRKKRARALILAPTRELAIQVNQSIETYGQHLGLKSVAIYGGVDYAPQKQQLIEGVDIVVATPGRLRDLYTQRSIHFDEIEMLVLDEADRMLDMGFIEDINKIVDTLPQNRQNLLFSATLSRQVRELAKDTSPDAIQLSVTKKTQGKPNIEQWLVTVDKDKKSALLSHLIKQNEWPQALIFIETKHGAGKLVSQLEKRGIEAECIHSGRTQAIREQILADFKSGKVRYLISTGISARGIDIDELPLVINYDLPYPADEYVHRIGRTGRAGAAGEAISLVSKDDFKNLCMIESRLEHLIERREIEEFAPKKVVPVSVLNFVPKNKPVRDSKESGPKGRNVKPRSDKGSSRVQSHKGKPQKSERTNSHTVSNEGSTEDTADNKLPLNPWGRH, encoded by the coding sequence ATGTCCTTCTCCTCCCTTGGTTTAAGCCAACCTTTACTCGATGCCCTTAATGAACTCGGCTATCACACGCCAACACCGATCCAAGCTGAGGCGATCCCACTTGCGCTAAAAGGTAAAAGTCTTATCGCTGCGGCCCAAACCGGCAGTGGTAAAACGGCAACATTTGTATTGCCTATTCTTGAAATGCTCTCAAAGGGGGAGACACAAAGAAAAAAACGCGCCAGAGCATTGATTTTAGCGCCGACAAGAGAGCTTGCGATTCAGGTCAATCAAAGTATTGAGACCTATGGTCAACATTTGGGGCTTAAGTCTGTTGCCATATATGGTGGTGTAGATTATGCGCCGCAAAAGCAGCAGCTAATTGAAGGTGTAGATATTGTCGTAGCCACTCCAGGGCGTTTACGGGATCTATATACTCAACGTTCGATTCATTTTGATGAAATCGAGATGTTAGTGCTGGACGAAGCTGACAGAATGCTCGATATGGGCTTTATCGAAGATATTAATAAGATTGTCGATACCTTACCTCAGAACAGACAGAACCTGTTATTTTCAGCCACTTTATCGAGACAAGTCAGAGAGCTAGCTAAAGACACTAGCCCTGATGCGATTCAGCTTTCCGTCACTAAAAAAACGCAAGGCAAGCCAAATATTGAACAGTGGTTGGTTACAGTAGATAAGGATAAAAAGTCGGCGTTATTGAGCCATTTAATCAAACAAAATGAGTGGCCTCAGGCACTTATTTTTATAGAAACTAAGCATGGCGCTGGAAAGCTGGTAAGCCAACTTGAAAAGCGTGGTATCGAGGCTGAATGTATTCATAGTGGCCGTACTCAAGCCATTCGTGAGCAGATCTTAGCTGATTTCAAATCCGGTAAGGTTCGCTACTTAATTTCGACTGGGATCTCGGCGCGTGGTATCGATATCGACGAGCTACCTTTGGTGATCAATTATGATTTACCATACCCAGCTGACGAATACGTTCACCGCATTGGTCGTACCGGTAGAGCGGGGGCTGCTGGTGAGGCAATATCTTTGGTGTCGAAAGATGATTTTAAGAACCTGTGTATGATCGAAAGTCGCTTAGAGCATTTGATCGAACGACGTGAAATTGAAGAGTTTGCGCCCAAGAAAGTAGTGCCAGTTTCTGTGTTGAATTTTGTGCCTAAAAATAAGCCAGTAAGAGACAGCAAAGAAAGTGGCCCTAAGGGGAGAAACGTTAAACCTCGCAGTGATAAAGGCTCTTCAAGAGTGCAATCACACAAGGGTAAGCCTCAAAAATCTGAGCGAACGAATAGTCACACAGTGAGCAACGAAGGTTCAACTGAAGACACTGCGGATAACAAGCTACCGCTCAATCCCTGGGGTCGTCACTAA
- a CDS encoding OsmC domain/YcaO domain-containing protein: MEIKVNFLDNLRLEAKFDDFNVTADQPIRYKGDGSAPSPFDYFLASSALCAAYFIKVYCKARDIPTENIRLSQNNIVDPEDRYNQIFQIQVELPDDISDKDRQGILRSIERCTVKKVVQTGPEFKIETVENLDADANAMLMGQPEGDSSTYIVGKDLPLEETISNMTSMLADLGMKIEISSWRNIVPNVWSLHIRDAASPMCFTNGKGATKESALCSALGEFIERLNCNFFYNDQFFGEEIANSEFVHYPNEKWFELTDDDSLPVGMLDDYCLDIYNPSGELSGSNLIDTNSGNIERGICTIPYTRHSDGETVYFPSNLIENLFLSNGMSAGNNLQEAQVQCLSEIFERAVKRQIIEQEIVLPDVPQSVLEKYPSILAGIEGLEAQGFPVVVKDASLGGEFPVMCVTLMNPKTGGVFASFGAHPSLEVALERSLTELLQGRSFEGLNDVPKPTFNSMAVTEPENFVEHFIDSTGVISWRFFSSKYDFEFCEWDFSGTNEEEANSLFGILASLGKEVYTAEFDQLGASVCRMLVPEFSEVYPVEDLIWDNTNKSLDYREDILNLHSLTDDELVDLVNRLDESQQDNYTDIRTMIGIVFDENTVWGQLTIIELKILIFLALGAHDEAMELVGDFLQFNDNTVERGLFYQAVSAVLEVALDEELELEHFIHNFNRMFGEVVMQNVVGSVNGEIRFFGLTKTSMALEGIEPHLRLIESYKKLHQARKAQVKQ; this comes from the coding sequence ATGGAAATCAAAGTAAATTTTCTCGACAATCTAAGACTGGAAGCAAAGTTTGATGACTTTAATGTCACTGCTGATCAGCCTATTCGCTATAAGGGCGATGGCTCAGCCCCTAGTCCTTTTGATTATTTTTTAGCATCGTCAGCGCTTTGTGCCGCCTATTTTATCAAGGTGTATTGTAAAGCCCGTGATATACCGACTGAAAATATCAGATTGTCGCAAAATAACATTGTCGATCCTGAAGATAGATACAATCAAATATTCCAAATTCAGGTAGAACTGCCTGATGATATCTCTGATAAAGATCGTCAAGGGATCTTACGCTCGATAGAACGTTGCACCGTAAAAAAAGTGGTACAAACCGGTCCAGAGTTTAAAATTGAAACGGTTGAAAACCTAGACGCTGATGCCAATGCTATGTTGATGGGGCAGCCTGAAGGTGATTCAAGTACCTACATTGTGGGTAAAGATCTTCCCCTTGAAGAAACCATTTCTAACATGACCAGTATGCTGGCCGATCTCGGAATGAAGATTGAGATCTCATCGTGGCGTAACATAGTGCCAAACGTATGGTCACTGCATATTCGTGACGCTGCATCACCTATGTGTTTTACCAATGGTAAAGGCGCAACCAAAGAGAGCGCACTTTGCTCTGCACTGGGCGAGTTTATCGAACGCTTGAACTGTAATTTCTTCTATAACGATCAATTCTTTGGTGAAGAGATCGCTAACAGCGAATTTGTGCATTATCCCAATGAAAAATGGTTCGAATTAACAGATGATGATTCGCTACCAGTGGGCATGCTCGATGACTATTGTTTAGATATCTATAACCCGAGTGGCGAGCTGAGTGGCTCAAATCTGATTGATACCAACTCAGGTAACATCGAACGGGGTATTTGTACCATTCCGTATACGCGTCACTCTGATGGCGAAACGGTGTACTTCCCGTCTAACTTAATCGAAAATTTATTCTTAAGTAACGGTATGAGTGCGGGTAACAATCTGCAAGAAGCGCAGGTGCAGTGTCTGTCTGAGATTTTTGAGCGCGCGGTAAAACGCCAAATTATCGAACAAGAGATTGTCTTGCCAGATGTGCCACAGTCAGTGCTAGAGAAGTACCCTAGCATCTTGGCCGGCATTGAAGGATTAGAAGCGCAAGGTTTCCCAGTTGTGGTTAAAGATGCCTCCTTGGGCGGAGAGTTTCCGGTCATGTGTGTCACCCTAATGAACCCGAAAACCGGTGGTGTATTCGCCTCGTTTGGTGCTCACCCAAGTCTCGAAGTGGCGTTAGAGCGTAGCCTTACAGAGCTGTTACAAGGTCGCAGTTTTGAAGGGCTCAATGATGTGCCTAAGCCTACCTTCAATAGCATGGCAGTGACAGAACCTGAAAACTTTGTTGAGCACTTTATCGATTCAACAGGTGTGATCTCGTGGCGCTTCTTTAGCAGCAAGTATGACTTTGAATTCTGCGAGTGGGATTTCTCTGGTACGAACGAAGAGGAAGCTAATAGCTTATTTGGCATTCTAGCGTCGCTGGGTAAAGAGGTTTATACCGCAGAATTTGATCAACTAGGTGCCTCTGTGTGTCGCATGTTAGTGCCTGAATTCTCTGAAGTGTATCCGGTTGAAGACCTTATCTGGGACAACACCAATAAATCACTCGATTACCGCGAAGATATTTTAAATCTGCATTCTTTAACTGATGATGAGCTGGTGGATCTCGTTAACCGTCTAGATGAAAGCCAGCAAGATAATTACACAGATATACGCACCATGATTGGCATCGTGTTTGATGAAAACACCGTCTGGGGCCAGTTAACCATTATCGAGCTGAAAATTCTTATTTTCCTTGCATTAGGCGCACACGATGAAGCGATGGAACTTGTCGGCGATTTCTTACAGTTTAACGATAATACGGTTGAGCGTGGTCTATTCTATCAAGCTGTGAGTGCTGTACTAGAAGTCGCTTTAGACGAAGAATTAGAACTTGAGCACTTCATCCATAACTTCAACCGTATGTTTGGTGAAGTAGTGATGCAAAATGTTGTCGGCTCAGTTAATGGTGAGATTCGATTCTTCGGACTGACTAAAACCAGCATGGCACTAGAAGGCATTGAGCCGCATCTGAGATTGATTGAAAGTTATAAAAAATTACATCAAGCCCGTAAAGCACAAGTTAAACAGTAA
- a CDS encoding GNAT family N-acetyltransferase, translating into MKIEVINEENSIVLDALVDGVREYNIEHMGPETSKPLTVVMRNEDDKLIGGVSGRTIYKNFLIGVVWVDKVARGTGLGRQLMELAEIEAKKRGCVVAQLDTLSFQAPLFYQKLGFDVVGSVPALPDSPERYFLLKNY; encoded by the coding sequence ATGAAGATTGAAGTGATTAACGAAGAAAATTCGATAGTTCTTGATGCGCTCGTTGACGGTGTACGTGAGTACAACATTGAGCATATGGGGCCTGAAACATCTAAGCCTTTAACTGTGGTGATGCGTAATGAAGATGATAAGTTGATTGGCGGTGTCTCGGGCCGGACTATCTATAAAAATTTTCTCATCGGCGTAGTCTGGGTAGATAAAGTGGCAAGAGGTACAGGTCTGGGTCGTCAATTGATGGAACTTGCTGAGATTGAGGCAAAGAAGCGAGGTTGTGTAGTGGCCCAGCTTGATACATTATCTTTTCAAGCTCCACTATTTTATCAAAAGCTTGGCTTTGACGTTGTCGGAAGTGTGCCCGCGTTACCGGACAGTCCTGAACGATATTTTCTGTTGAAGAATTATTAG
- a CDS encoding VOC family protein, with protein MKQSIVHIALVVRDYDEAIDFYVNKLKFELVEDTYQAEQDKRWVVVSPPGSSGVSLLLARASKAEQDRFIGDQAGGRVFLFLNTDDFWRDYERMLAEGIHFVRAPKEQEYGTVAVFEDLYGNLWDLLQLNDDHPMVVRNRS; from the coding sequence ATGAAACAATCGATAGTACATATCGCATTGGTGGTCAGGGATTATGACGAAGCCATCGATTTCTATGTCAACAAGTTAAAGTTTGAACTTGTCGAAGACACTTATCAAGCGGAGCAAGATAAACGTTGGGTAGTGGTGTCTCCACCAGGTTCCTCCGGAGTGAGTTTGCTACTGGCTAGGGCGTCTAAAGCTGAACAAGACCGTTTTATTGGTGATCAAGCGGGAGGAAGAGTGTTCTTGTTCCTCAATACCGATGATTTTTGGCGTGATTATGAGCGCATGCTTGCTGAAGGAATACATTTTGTTAGAGCACCTAAGGAGCAAGAGTATGGCACCGTTGCCGTATTTGAAGATCTGTACGGCAACTTATGGGACCTACTCCAGCTCAATGATGATCATCCTATGGTCGTACGTAATCGGTCTTGA
- a CDS encoding sensor domain-containing diguanylate cyclase, which translates to MFNVQDCLSSSKQSSIDLDKWQQTVDLMSELYGSVNGSIVQFRQNEFNVVVTSSNEDNFLERDDSWPWEMKSFCRKIIETKKLLYVDNSLEDQYWQDAPPVTDGPVRSYCGLPIYWPDGSLFGTICVIDNKASQYSTTLLKMLEQFCQLITADLKMFCDYEELKSLALTDELTGLYNRRGLMILGEQRIKDAKRSKHIIGLTYLDIDNLKQMNDQFGHQLGDRCILTLAKALEVSCRDNDIKARVGGDEFIVMSVFDKDNEAPYNQVLRELSQRIIKNYQLFIKEHDPNGLTSVSYGGLIFKHHELHTLEEMIEKADQLMYQNKQSKR; encoded by the coding sequence ATGTTTAATGTTCAGGACTGTCTATCAAGTAGTAAGCAAAGCAGTATCGATCTCGATAAGTGGCAGCAAACCGTTGATTTGATGTCTGAGTTGTATGGTTCAGTCAATGGTTCAATTGTGCAGTTTCGTCAGAATGAATTTAATGTCGTCGTCACCAGCAGTAATGAAGACAACTTTCTGGAACGAGACGACAGCTGGCCTTGGGAGATGAAGAGTTTTTGCCGTAAAATCATTGAAACTAAAAAACTGCTGTATGTGGACAACTCGCTAGAAGATCAATACTGGCAAGATGCGCCTCCTGTAACCGATGGGCCAGTACGATCTTATTGCGGCTTACCCATTTATTGGCCTGATGGCTCATTGTTTGGCACCATCTGTGTCATTGACAATAAAGCCAGTCAGTACTCCACTACATTATTAAAAATGCTTGAACAATTTTGTCAGCTAATCACTGCCGATCTTAAGATGTTCTGTGATTACGAAGAGCTTAAGAGTTTAGCATTAACCGATGAATTAACAGGTCTGTATAATCGACGCGGCTTAATGATCCTTGGCGAGCAACGCATCAAAGATGCCAAACGGTCAAAACATATCATAGGGCTGACATATCTTGATATCGATAACCTTAAACAGATGAACGATCAGTTTGGTCACCAACTTGGCGATCGATGCATTTTAACTTTGGCCAAAGCTTTGGAAGTCAGTTGTCGTGATAATGATATTAAAGCGCGCGTTGGCGGCGATGAATTTATTGTCATGTCAGTGTTTGATAAAGACAATGAAGCACCTTACAACCAAGTCCTCAGAGAGTTGTCACAGCGTATTATCAAAAACTATCAGCTATTTATCAAAGAACACGACCCGAATGGTTTAACATCGGTTAGCTATGGTGGATTAATTTTCAAACATCACGAATTACACACCCTTGAGGAGATGATAGAGAAAGCAGACCAACTCATGTATCAAAATAAACAAAGTAAACGCTAG
- a CDS encoding DUF4442 domain-containing protein: MKLSPKSMKRFLNLYPPYIGSGIKITYLSEDWRELHVAMSVRWYNRNAVNTHFGGSLYSMVDPHLMLLFMQLLGKDYFIWDKAADIEFIKATRKAVKCVIKISDKDLELIKQHTQAGDKYLPKFCLEIKDETGEVIAKVNKTLYVKRKPAKL; the protein is encoded by the coding sequence ATGAAACTAAGCCCAAAGTCCATGAAACGGTTTCTTAATCTTTATCCACCCTATATTGGATCGGGTATTAAAATCACCTACCTCAGTGAGGACTGGCGTGAACTTCATGTGGCTATGTCGGTGCGTTGGTATAACCGTAATGCGGTCAACACCCACTTTGGTGGTAGTCTATATTCCATGGTTGACCCTCACCTGATGCTCCTGTTCATGCAACTATTAGGTAAGGATTATTTTATTTGGGATAAAGCCGCCGATATTGAGTTTATTAAGGCAACCAGAAAGGCGGTGAAGTGTGTTATCAAAATTTCAGATAAAGATCTCGAACTGATAAAACAACATACCCAAGCGGGTGACAAGTATTTGCCTAAATTCTGTTTAGAGATAAAAGATGAAACTGGTGAGGTCATCGCGAAAGTTAACAAGACACTCTATGTAAAAAGAAAGCCTGCTAAGCTATGA
- a CDS encoding substrate-binding periplasmic protein, which translates to MNKFSPLLSLLLFSFLANSATVSIRSDEWFPMNAAPGATPAGYMIDFANEIFTAAGHQIEYKMMPWERAVDQVREGNFDCVIGAYTDDAPDFIFPKESWGTDVSSFYVKAGDSWRFDGDASLKGKKIGIISGYSYGDKIDSLIESKHASFKAATGNDALEKNFKKLNAGRLDIVIESQAVGAAKVSEMGLSENIVSGGEDGNPTPLFIACSPNKASSQEYIDIVDKGTKQLRESGKLQQILSVYGLSDWK; encoded by the coding sequence ATGAATAAGTTCAGCCCTCTACTCAGCCTGTTGCTATTTAGCTTCTTAGCAAATAGCGCGACGGTGTCAATACGCAGTGATGAATGGTTTCCTATGAACGCTGCCCCTGGTGCTACACCCGCGGGATACATGATTGACTTTGCCAATGAGATTTTTACGGCTGCCGGTCATCAGATCGAGTATAAAATGATGCCATGGGAACGAGCCGTCGATCAGGTCCGCGAAGGTAATTTTGATTGTGTGATAGGCGCTTACACCGACGATGCTCCTGACTTTATTTTCCCTAAAGAGTCATGGGGAACCGATGTTTCCTCTTTTTATGTAAAAGCCGGTGACAGCTGGCGCTTTGATGGTGATGCTTCATTAAAAGGCAAAAAGATTGGCATCATTTCCGGTTACTCCTACGGAGATAAGATTGACTCCTTGATCGAGTCAAAACATGCATCATTCAAAGCCGCGACAGGTAATGATGCACTGGAAAAAAACTTCAAGAAACTCAACGCAGGTAGGCTTGATATAGTCATCGAATCACAAGCGGTAGGCGCCGCAAAAGTCAGTGAAATGGGGCTATCAGAAAACATTGTCTCAGGGGGGGAAGATGGTAACCCTACTCCACTATTTATCGCTTGCTCACCCAATAAGGCCAGCAGTCAGGAATATATCGATATCGTAGACAAGGGAACCAAGCAGCTCAGAGAATCAGGTAAATTGCAGCAGATATTATCTGTTTATGGGCTCAGTGATTGGAAGTGA
- a CDS encoding methyl-accepting chemotaxis protein has product MNIIKSIAFRLIVATLIAVSILITVMSIMSYHSQKSLLEDRQRQQIQHAVSRLELNLPTAIWNFEQERIVSILKSEQASEHIASIEFINDKSEVLATVGESMTPEKVSVPLVFVEDEESNSVGQLAIYIDDHSIQAELNDLLLISVIEAFSLGLLIILITYTLYKALIAKPLLKLTLALENMDRGQSDLTQRLHVGDQDEFERVSQGFNRFVEMIQDIVRAFQESVNKTSIQAMQANEDAKESIQLIAAQQQETDQMATAITQMSSSAGEVASRVNQTAESAEQARKDTQAVALILQETVTSIEQLALQLKSSEHAINSLDDNVQGIVSVMDVINGVAEQTNLLALNAAIEAARAGEHGRGFAVVADEVRGLAQRTQASTLEIKEKIDGLRTSTNTAVESTLASFKLSATAVDNAKRSEASITGILDATSSISSMSEQIATAVNEQSHVAEELSKSVNQIVSLGYDNTESLNKVSDTIQALLALSKDLDKLAKQFIT; this is encoded by the coding sequence ATGAACATTATCAAGTCGATTGCCTTTAGGCTTATTGTCGCGACGCTGATCGCGGTAAGCATCTTAATCACTGTGATGAGTATCATGAGTTATCACAGCCAAAAAAGCTTGCTCGAAGACCGTCAGCGACAACAGATCCAGCATGCTGTGTCACGGTTGGAGTTAAACCTCCCCACCGCTATTTGGAACTTCGAGCAAGAACGCATTGTGAGTATTTTGAAGTCTGAGCAAGCCTCTGAACATATCGCTTCTATTGAATTTATCAATGATAAGAGCGAGGTTCTCGCAACCGTTGGCGAAAGTATGACTCCTGAGAAGGTAAGCGTACCTCTGGTATTCGTTGAAGACGAAGAGTCTAACTCCGTTGGCCAGCTGGCCATCTATATTGACGATCACAGCATACAAGCCGAGCTTAATGATTTACTCCTCATCTCAGTCATCGAAGCCTTCTCCCTCGGGCTGTTAATTATCCTTATCACCTATACGTTATATAAGGCATTAATTGCTAAACCTCTGCTTAAACTCACTCTCGCATTAGAAAATATGGACAGAGGCCAAAGCGATCTCACCCAACGCTTACACGTCGGCGATCAAGACGAGTTTGAACGGGTTAGTCAGGGGTTCAATCGATTTGTTGAGATGATCCAGGATATCGTCAGGGCATTTCAGGAATCTGTCAACAAGACCAGTATTCAAGCCATGCAGGCCAATGAAGATGCCAAAGAAAGTATTCAACTCATTGCGGCTCAGCAGCAAGAAACCGATCAGATGGCGACTGCCATCACACAGATGTCATCTTCTGCGGGTGAAGTCGCGAGCCGGGTCAATCAAACCGCAGAGTCGGCCGAGCAAGCACGTAAAGATACCCAAGCCGTGGCATTGATCTTACAAGAGACGGTCACATCCATCGAACAGCTTGCACTGCAACTTAAGAGTTCTGAACATGCCATCAATTCATTAGATGACAATGTTCAAGGGATAGTCTCTGTCATGGATGTAATCAACGGCGTCGCAGAGCAGACCAATTTACTCGCGCTCAACGCCGCTATCGAGGCAGCAAGAGCCGGTGAACATGGTCGTGGATTTGCCGTTGTCGCCGATGAGGTGCGTGGCTTGGCTCAACGCACCCAAGCCAGCACTTTAGAGATTAAGGAGAAGATAGATGGTCTCAGAACAAGCACAAATACTGCGGTCGAGTCTACACTAGCGTCCTTTAAATTAAGTGCCACAGCGGTGGACAATGCAAAACGCTCCGAAGCCTCAATCACAGGAATTCTCGATGCCACCAGCTCGATAAGCAGCATGTCAGAACAGATAGCCACCGCGGTTAACGAGCAATCCCATGTGGCCGAAGAGCTGAGCAAGAGTGTTAATCAAATAGTGTCCCTAGGTTACGACAATACAGAGTCCCTCAACAAGGTCTCCGACACCATTCAGGCACTTCTTGCACTATCGAAAGATTTAGATAAGCTAGCAAAACAATTTATTACCTAA
- a CDS encoding transporter, whose protein sequence is MAQIFLGVQAQDLEPRSFTNIPIGMNFMVLGYAHSQGEVSPSPGAPVEDVQLKIDGAAIGYAHSFSMGGRSSKIDMGVSRVCFDGSAMLAGETITADRCGYTDPSIKLTWNFFGAPALSPKEFASWKQGVVVGTSLQVTAPIGSYDETRLLNAGTNRWVFRPGIGMSQKLGRWYYNLIASARIYGDNDEYYKGISLTQEPQYIFQGHLIYSISPGHWISVNSNYFFGGETTKGDIESNDYQENSRLGLTYSIPLSRHHSIKLNYSKGVLTRVGNDFDSFGAFWLYNF, encoded by the coding sequence TTGGCACAGATATTCTTAGGCGTTCAGGCTCAAGATCTCGAGCCCAGAAGTTTCACTAATATTCCTATTGGAATGAATTTTATGGTGCTGGGTTACGCGCATTCTCAAGGGGAAGTTTCTCCCTCTCCCGGAGCACCAGTTGAAGATGTACAACTCAAAATTGATGGCGCCGCTATCGGTTATGCCCACTCTTTTTCTATGGGGGGACGCTCATCCAAAATAGACATGGGAGTATCGCGGGTCTGCTTCGATGGCAGCGCCATGTTAGCCGGTGAAACCATCACTGCGGACAGATGTGGTTATACCGATCCAAGTATCAAGCTAACTTGGAATTTCTTTGGTGCTCCAGCGTTATCGCCCAAAGAATTTGCATCGTGGAAACAAGGTGTTGTGGTAGGTACCAGTCTCCAAGTCACTGCGCCGATAGGGAGTTATGATGAAACCAGGTTGCTTAATGCTGGCACTAATCGCTGGGTTTTTCGTCCGGGAATAGGTATGTCTCAGAAGCTGGGACGCTGGTATTACAACCTGATTGCTTCGGCAAGAATATACGGTGATAACGATGAGTATTATAAAGGTATCAGCTTAACCCAAGAGCCTCAGTACATCTTTCAGGGGCACCTCATCTATTCCATTAGTCCTGGACATTGGATTTCGGTTAACTCAAATTACTTTTTTGGCGGCGAGACCACCAAAGGAGATATTGAGTCAAATGATTATCAGGAAAACTCTCGATTGGGTTTAACATACTCAATCCCTCTGAGCAGACATCACAGTATCAAGCTAAATTACAGCAAAGGGGTACTGACTCGAGTGGGCAATGACTTTGACTCCTTTGGGGCATTTTGGTTGTACAATTTTTAA
- a CDS encoding GreA/GreB family elongation factor: MASSTQFDKRLIVDRILSGLTLARDAAMSAAKQAHETATHSETVAKSKYETFGLEASYLAHGQAQRVAECEAELLAYQSLNLLGCFNELTIGLSSLVTLEDESGTVRTYFIGPGAPGMKIDFKIDKHTDIDLKVGSGKKPEAEQGSIMVITPSSPLGQSLMGKSLDDAVQLNIGNRLKIYEITGLE; the protein is encoded by the coding sequence ATGGCGAGTAGCACCCAATTTGATAAGCGGTTAATCGTCGATAGGATTCTCTCGGGGCTGACTCTAGCCCGAGATGCTGCCATGTCTGCGGCGAAACAGGCCCATGAAACAGCCACACACAGTGAAACCGTCGCAAAGAGTAAGTATGAGACTTTCGGACTAGAAGCCTCATATCTCGCTCATGGGCAAGCTCAAAGAGTTGCAGAATGTGAAGCAGAGCTATTGGCCTATCAAAGCCTAAACTTGCTTGGTTGCTTCAATGAATTAACGATAGGGCTATCTAGCTTGGTCACCCTAGAGGATGAGTCGGGGACAGTGAGAACCTATTTCATCGGACCTGGTGCACCGGGCATGAAAATTGACTTCAAAATCGACAAGCATACAGATATTGACTTAAAGGTTGGTAGTGGCAAAAAACCAGAAGCTGAACAGGGGAGTATCATGGTCATCACTCCCTCATCTCCCTTGGGACAGTCACTGATGGGAAAGTCTCTTGATGATGCGGTTCAACTCAATATTGGCAATCGGCTTAAGATTTATGAGATCACTGGGCTGGAGTAA
- the gcvA gene encoding transcriptional regulator GcvA produces MRRLPPLNPLRAFESAARHEHFSRAADELCVTNSAISHQVRTLEEALGISLFEKQGRNAKLTQSGKNLLPAVQEAFDIIAQACEKAVKPGLTGRLIISAPPELSSKWLIKQIGDFADRYPAIDISLLEHDSDEQNIDSEADLNIIYGAGDGDWNRYWVTPLQHIQFFPVCSPQFLEKNNCLSHPLDLAHQRLLHDDQDGKTWATWLGAHAPQIVNIPQHLNFSHAGLSLEAAIAGYGVAIGDNYTASADLANGNLVRPFEQSVPSLGNYYLVAEKRKTGDAKLNIFIDWLLTRINAQFIDKI; encoded by the coding sequence ATGCGTCGCCTTCCTCCATTAAATCCCTTAAGAGCATTTGAATCAGCTGCCAGACATGAGCACTTCTCTCGCGCTGCCGATGAGCTGTGTGTCACTAATAGCGCCATTAGCCATCAAGTGAGGACATTAGAGGAGGCATTAGGGATCTCCTTATTCGAGAAACAAGGGCGTAATGCAAAATTGACTCAATCAGGTAAAAATTTACTACCTGCAGTACAAGAAGCCTTCGACATCATTGCACAAGCATGCGAGAAAGCGGTAAAACCTGGGTTAACAGGACGGTTGATCATCTCTGCCCCACCAGAACTCTCTTCTAAATGGCTGATTAAGCAGATTGGCGATTTCGCTGACCGTTACCCTGCCATCGATATCAGTTTACTTGAACACGACAGTGATGAGCAGAACATCGACTCAGAAGCCGACCTGAATATCATCTATGGGGCGGGAGATGGCGACTGGAATCGTTATTGGGTAACACCACTTCAGCATATTCAATTTTTTCCTGTATGTAGCCCACAGTTCTTAGAAAAGAACAACTGTCTCTCTCATCCACTCGATTTGGCACACCAACGCCTATTACATGATGATCAAGATGGCAAAACTTGGGCCACTTGGCTGGGTGCCCATGCACCTCAAATTGTTAATATTCCTCAACACCTCAACTTCTCCCATGCAGGGCTCTCCCTAGAGGCAGCCATCGCAGGCTACGGGGTCGCTATCGGAGATAACTATACCGCCTCGGCAGACTTAGCCAACGGTAACTTAGTACGTCCTTTCGAACAAAGTGTCCCCTCCCTTGGAAATTATTACCTGGTTGCTGAAAAACGCAAAACCGGAGACGCTAAACTCAACATTTTTATCGACTGGTTGCTGACGCGGATAAATGCTCAATTCATTGATAAGATCTAA